A region from the Variovorax sp. RKNM96 genome encodes:
- a CDS encoding alpha/beta hydrolase has protein sequence MVSHAIAPSMASAPAQPILFGPASRQLFGLFHPADEARAEDSAVLVCPPFGQEGLRTHRFFKVLAERFARAGIATLRFDFHGTGDSPGEESQGELDGWRRDLCTAHEELRRHAPGKRIVWVGARLGATLAVLAARNGRCDPVRLVLWEPVIDGRRYARFLREQHVAAIDATFCIPDLSWRRSLGREPAALPEEALGALLSPALREQLGALTPDSLPLTALHETLVLTPPGDTHTPQWAAEQQSRHMPVRLAYFQHRLDWTSDPYPNSAMVPSDALNRLQGALHE, from the coding sequence ATGGTCTCCCACGCCATCGCCCCCTCCATGGCCTCTGCGCCTGCGCAGCCGATCCTGTTCGGCCCGGCCTCGCGCCAGCTCTTCGGCCTGTTCCATCCGGCGGATGAGGCGCGTGCCGAAGACAGCGCGGTGCTCGTCTGCCCGCCGTTCGGACAGGAGGGCCTGCGCACCCACCGCTTCTTCAAGGTGCTGGCCGAACGCTTCGCGCGTGCCGGCATCGCCACGCTGCGCTTCGATTTCCACGGCACCGGCGATTCACCCGGCGAAGAGAGCCAGGGCGAGCTCGACGGCTGGCGGCGCGACCTGTGCACGGCGCACGAGGAATTGCGCCGCCACGCGCCGGGCAAGCGCATCGTCTGGGTCGGGGCGCGCCTGGGTGCCACCCTCGCGGTGCTGGCGGCGCGCAACGGGCGCTGCGACCCGGTGCGCCTGGTGCTGTGGGAGCCGGTGATCGATGGCCGCCGTTATGCCCGCTTCCTGCGCGAGCAGCATGTGGCCGCGATCGACGCGACCTTCTGCATTCCCGACCTGTCGTGGCGCCGCAGCCTCGGCCGCGAGCCTGCCGCGCTGCCCGAGGAGGCGCTGGGCGCCCTGCTCTCGCCCGCGCTGCGCGAGCAGCTCGGCGCGCTCACGCCGGACTCGCTGCCGCTCACCGCGCTGCACGAGACGCTGGTGCTGACGCCGCCCGGCGACACCCACACGCCGCAATGGGCGGCCGAACAGCAGTCGCGCCACATGCCGGTGCGGCTCGCGTACTTCCAGCACCGGCTCGACTGGACCTCGGACCCCTATCCCAACAGCGCCATGGTTCCGTCCGACGCGCTCAACCGCCTGCAAGGGGCTCTCCATGAATGA
- a CDS encoding alpha/beta hydrolase family protein: MNDAAHLTPMTHTPARFGAGDALVGMVTAPAGQAPATVACLMFNMGANHRVGPRRINVKLAHALAARGVSSLRFDLGGIGDSDAPAIAADLPSRALRDLQAGMDLLEDRLGIGQFVIVGMCSGAEHAMSTAAVDARVVGLSLFDGYAFPQWRTRWERTLRRALAAPAHPSFAGKTRRWLKRGLLRGEAAKPMPGFFSEAASPEATAAWFGKTMALLAERNVALQLLYSGSLHVCDHDRDQLGPFRVEPFAQSLHYEFMRKVDHTVCTVEGQQLYLRSVSDWVADRCFGTSAERRGASRPAAAATRPMPAKWAAP; encoded by the coding sequence ATGAATGACGCAGCGCACCTCACGCCCATGACGCACACCCCCGCACGCTTCGGGGCCGGCGACGCGCTGGTCGGCATGGTCACGGCGCCCGCGGGCCAGGCGCCCGCCACGGTGGCATGCCTGATGTTCAACATGGGCGCCAACCATCGGGTCGGGCCGCGCCGCATCAACGTCAAGCTGGCGCATGCGCTGGCCGCGCGCGGCGTGTCGAGCCTCCGGTTCGACCTGGGCGGCATCGGCGACAGCGATGCGCCGGCGATCGCCGCGGACCTGCCGTCGCGCGCGCTGCGGGACCTGCAGGCCGGCATGGACCTCCTGGAAGACAGGCTGGGCATCGGCCAGTTCGTGATCGTGGGCATGTGCTCGGGCGCGGAACACGCCATGTCCACCGCCGCGGTCGACGCGCGGGTGGTCGGGCTCTCCCTGTTCGACGGCTATGCCTTTCCGCAGTGGCGCACGCGCTGGGAACGCACGCTGCGGCGCGCGCTGGCCGCGCCCGCTCACCCCTCGTTCGCGGGCAAGACGCGGCGCTGGCTCAAGCGCGGGCTGCTGCGCGGCGAAGCGGCCAAGCCGATGCCCGGCTTCTTCAGCGAGGCGGCATCGCCCGAGGCCACCGCGGCCTGGTTCGGCAAGACGATGGCATTGCTGGCCGAGCGGAACGTCGCGCTGCAGCTCCTTTACTCGGGATCGCTGCACGTGTGCGACCACGACCGCGACCAGCTCGGCCCCTTCCGCGTCGAACCGTTCGCGCAGTCGCTGCACTACGAGTTCATGCGCAAGGTCGACCACACGGTCTGCACGGTCGAGGGCCAACAGCTGTACCTGCGCAGCGTGAGCGACTGGGTCGCCGATCGCTGCTTCGGCACCAGTGCCGAACGGCGCGGCGCAAGCCGCCCGGCCGCGGCCGCCACCCGCCCCATGCCGGCCAAGTGGGCCGCGCCATGA
- a CDS encoding polysaccharide biosynthesis/export family protein has translation MNRTDPSSAPQGARVPFFTGRAGLGARASFAAGRVRWLGLSMLLSLGLGGCVPGFGTPGVLRNEDGSAGTNKVKTITPELIQAQNARNTGLAPEVRALFGRAATYTIGPGDVVGVIVYDHPELLPNAGAVISQQSDPTGVTVAPGFIVDAAGEISFPYIGRTKLRGLTESEASELIARRIRAYVKAPQVSVRIQSFRSQRAYVEGEVRTPGLQIFTDVPMTLSEALNRAGSITATGDRSQVLLTRGDRTVPIDLLALKRYGADANNIPLRNGDVVYVGARDDSRVYVMGEILRPSALLMRNGRLSLNEALGDAGGPDLFTSDPGQIYVIRNARNDGASDTPDTQLEIFNINAKNPAALALADRFELKPRDVVYVDRVPLVSWNRVASLILPAAQVVNLARDTARSR, from the coding sequence ATGAACCGCACCGATCCATCGAGCGCGCCGCAGGGCGCCCGCGTTCCGTTCTTCACCGGACGCGCCGGCCTCGGCGCCCGCGCCTCGTTCGCGGCCGGCCGGGTCCGATGGCTGGGGCTGTCCATGCTGCTGTCGCTCGGCCTGGGCGGCTGCGTGCCGGGCTTCGGCACGCCGGGCGTGCTGCGCAACGAGGACGGCTCCGCCGGCACCAACAAGGTCAAGACCATCACGCCCGAGCTGATCCAGGCGCAGAACGCGCGCAACACGGGTCTCGCGCCCGAGGTGCGGGCGCTCTTCGGCCGCGCCGCGACCTACACCATCGGGCCGGGCGACGTGGTGGGCGTCATCGTCTACGACCATCCGGAGCTGCTGCCCAACGCGGGCGCGGTGATCTCGCAGCAGAGCGATCCCACCGGCGTCACCGTGGCGCCCGGCTTCATCGTCGATGCCGCGGGCGAGATCAGCTTTCCGTACATCGGCCGCACGAAGCTGCGGGGCCTCACCGAAAGCGAGGCGTCGGAGCTGATCGCGCGACGCATCCGCGCCTATGTCAAGGCGCCGCAGGTCAGCGTGCGCATCCAGTCGTTCCGCAGCCAGCGCGCCTATGTGGAAGGCGAGGTGCGCACGCCGGGCCTGCAGATCTTCACCGACGTGCCGATGACGTTGTCCGAGGCGCTCAACCGCGCCGGCAGCATCACCGCCACGGGCGACCGCTCGCAGGTGCTGCTCACGCGCGGCGACCGCACGGTGCCGATCGACCTGCTGGCGCTCAAGCGCTACGGCGCGGACGCCAACAACATCCCATTGCGCAACGGCGATGTCGTGTACGTCGGCGCCCGCGACGACAGCCGGGTCTATGTGATGGGCGAGATCCTGCGGCCCTCGGCGCTCCTGATGCGCAACGGCCGCCTGAGCCTGAACGAGGCGCTCGGCGATGCCGGCGGGCCCGACCTGTTCACCTCCGACCCCGGCCAGATCTACGTGATCCGCAACGCCCGGAACGACGGCGCATCCGACACGCCCGACACGCAGCTGGAGATCTTCAACATCAATGCAAAGAACCCGGCCGCGCTCGCGCTGGCCGACCGCTTCGAGCTGAAGCCGCGCGACGTGGTCTACGTGGACCGCGTGCCACTGGTCTCGTGGAACCGGGTCGCGAGCCTGATCCTGCCCGCCGCCCAGGTCGTGAACCTCGCGCGCGACACCGCGCGCAGCAGGTAG
- a CDS encoding polysaccharide biosynthesis tyrosine autokinase has protein sequence MNARWYPPLPAPQSAEPDRPRSGLREYVDILLDHRWLIAAITVAALVLGACYALFGPRVYEANVLIQVEDADRSATPGDTAVNGVSVKTPTSGEAEILKSRMVLGQAIENTRLFITAQPHYLPLVGAFIARHSTELSNPGFLGLGSHVSGTERIAVAQMDVPPAFEGKRFLLTAGDNGNYTLTHPDFATPLQGRVGVPLDASVPGGVIHLLVGSFEARPGGAFELTRRSMQLVLLELQSELRVIEKGKQSGVMDVSWQTGNPAQLTDLLNEVSRLYVRQNIDQKTAQAERTLDFLGTELPKFRQQLEHSEEVYNQYRNQNGTISLDDEARNALTQNVDLQAKLFDARLKRLDLMSRFTAQHPMVMTLDAQIASLRKELGTVDSRIRRMPMLQQNSVRMQRDIKVNTDLYASLLNSSLQMRLAREGRTGNVRVLDPALLPEKPVRPKAAIAMALALIGGLFLGAATAILHKTLKSTVANPDEIEAHTGLDVYSTIALSTQQVQLDRASRLGKPGMKLLAALHPEDAALEGVRRLRTTLRFTMLGAPNNRILLTSATPGAGKTFVSSNLAAVLAASGKRVLLIDADMRRGSLAGQFGLAQETGLSELVAGSATLPQATHAQVLPHLDVITSGTLPNDPATALAGDAFTQLLATVSARYDIVLIDAPPILLATETVAMASAMGTLLLLARAGDSQLGDLMESTKRLAHVGASFHGVVLNGLDTRQHHYGSYGYGYGNYRFRAHAYPPLGYTPRTEPEHAAS, from the coding sequence ATGAACGCTCGCTGGTACCCCCCGCTTCCCGCACCTCAGAGCGCGGAACCCGACCGGCCCCGCTCGGGGCTCCGGGAATACGTCGACATCCTGCTCGACCACCGATGGCTGATTGCCGCGATCACCGTCGCGGCGCTGGTGCTGGGTGCGTGCTACGCACTCTTCGGGCCGCGTGTGTACGAGGCGAACGTGCTGATCCAGGTGGAGGACGCCGACCGCTCCGCCACCCCGGGCGACACCGCAGTCAACGGCGTGAGCGTGAAAACGCCGACCTCCGGCGAGGCCGAGATCCTGAAGTCGCGCATGGTGCTCGGCCAGGCGATCGAGAACACCCGGCTCTTCATCACGGCGCAGCCGCACTACCTGCCGCTGGTGGGCGCTTTTATCGCCCGGCATTCCACGGAGCTCTCGAACCCCGGCTTCCTGGGCCTTGGCAGCCATGTGTCGGGCACCGAGCGGATCGCGGTCGCGCAGATGGACGTGCCGCCGGCTTTCGAGGGCAAGCGGTTCCTGCTCACCGCCGGCGACAACGGCAACTACACGCTCACACATCCGGACTTCGCCACGCCGCTGCAGGGGCGCGTCGGCGTGCCACTCGACGCCTCGGTGCCGGGCGGCGTGATCCACCTGCTGGTGGGCTCGTTCGAGGCCCGGCCCGGCGGCGCCTTCGAGCTGACCCGGCGCTCCATGCAGCTCGTGCTGCTCGAGCTGCAGAGCGAGCTGCGCGTGATCGAGAAAGGCAAGCAGTCCGGCGTGATGGACGTGAGCTGGCAGACCGGCAACCCCGCACAGCTGACCGACCTGCTCAACGAGGTGTCGCGCCTCTACGTGCGGCAGAACATCGACCAGAAGACGGCGCAGGCCGAGCGCACGCTCGACTTCCTGGGCACCGAGCTACCGAAGTTCAGACAGCAGCTGGAGCATTCCGAGGAGGTCTACAACCAGTACCGCAACCAGAACGGAACGATCAGCCTGGACGACGAGGCCCGCAACGCGCTCACGCAGAACGTCGACCTGCAGGCCAAGCTGTTCGATGCGCGCCTGAAGCGCCTGGACCTCATGAGCCGCTTCACCGCCCAGCATCCGATGGTGATGACGCTGGATGCCCAGATCGCCTCGCTGCGCAAGGAACTCGGCACGGTGGACAGCCGCATCCGCCGCATGCCGATGCTGCAGCAGAACTCGGTGCGCATGCAGCGCGACATCAAGGTCAACACCGACCTGTATGCATCGCTCCTGAACAGCTCGCTGCAGATGCGGCTGGCCCGCGAAGGCAGGACCGGCAACGTCCGCGTGCTCGACCCGGCGCTGCTGCCCGAGAAGCCGGTGCGGCCCAAGGCCGCCATCGCGATGGCGCTCGCGCTGATCGGGGGCCTCTTCCTGGGCGCGGCCACGGCGATCCTGCACAAGACGCTCAAGAGCACGGTCGCCAACCCCGACGAGATCGAGGCGCACACGGGCCTCGACGTGTACAGCACGATCGCGCTCAGCACGCAGCAAGTCCAGCTCGACCGCGCCAGCCGCCTGGGCAAGCCCGGCATGAAGCTGCTCGCGGCGCTGCATCCGGAAGATGCGGCGCTCGAGGGCGTGCGCCGGCTGCGCACCACGCTGCGCTTCACGATGCTCGGGGCACCGAACAACCGCATCCTGCTGACCAGCGCCACGCCGGGCGCGGGCAAGACCTTCGTCTCGTCGAACCTCGCCGCCGTGCTCGCGGCTTCGGGCAAGCGCGTGCTGCTGATCGATGCGGACATGCGCCGCGGCAGCCTCGCGGGCCAGTTCGGGCTGGCGCAGGAAACGGGGCTGTCGGAGCTCGTCGCCGGCAGCGCGACGCTCCCACAGGCCACGCATGCGCAGGTGCTGCCGCACCTGGACGTGATCACCAGCGGCACGCTGCCGAACGACCCGGCCACGGCCCTGGCAGGCGATGCGTTCACGCAGCTGCTCGCCACGGTCTCGGCGCGCTACGACATCGTGCTCATCGATGCGCCGCCCATCCTGCTGGCGACCGAGACCGTGGCGATGGCGTCGGCCATGGGCACGCTGCTGCTGCTGGCCCGCGCGGGCGACAGCCAGCTGGGCGACCTGATGGAAAGCACCAAGCGGCTCGCGCATGTGGGCGCGTCGTTCCACGGCGTTGTGCTCAACGGGCTGGACACGCGGCAGCACCACTACGGCAGCTACGGCTACGGGTACGGGAACTACCGCTTCCGCGCGCATGCCTATCCCCCGCTGGGCTACACCCCGCGCACCGAGCCGGAGCACGCCGCATCATGA
- a CDS encoding sugar transferase, with amino-acid sequence MNTLRSDTRGRSAAAIAPTPVGGSRLLQAAKRAVDICMAGSFFVFFGWAYALIWAGVLLTSGSPAIYMQPRYGKDGKVFRFLKFRTMVPDAEAVLARHLRENEAAWQEWQVFQKLEHDPRITRFGAFLRKYSIDEFPQFWNVLKGDMSMVGPRPCMFAQKHLYGPYWGHYCAVRPGITGLWQISGRNEVSYRRRAAMDADYVAKLSVLRDIAIVLKTFRVVAGARGSR; translated from the coding sequence ATGAACACGCTGCGATCGGATACGCGCGGCCGTTCTGCGGCCGCCATCGCCCCGACGCCGGTGGGCGGCTCGCGGCTCCTTCAGGCCGCCAAGCGCGCCGTGGACATCTGCATGGCGGGCTCCTTCTTCGTGTTCTTCGGCTGGGCCTACGCGCTCATCTGGGCGGGCGTGCTGCTGACCTCGGGCAGCCCCGCCATCTACATGCAGCCGCGCTACGGCAAGGACGGCAAGGTCTTTCGCTTCCTCAAGTTCCGCACCATGGTGCCCGACGCCGAGGCCGTGCTGGCCCGGCACCTGCGCGAGAACGAAGCGGCGTGGCAGGAATGGCAGGTGTTCCAGAAGCTGGAGCACGACCCGCGCATCACCCGCTTCGGCGCGTTCCTGCGCAAGTACAGCATCGACGAATTCCCGCAGTTCTGGAACGTGCTCAAGGGCGACATGAGCATGGTCGGGCCGCGCCCCTGCATGTTCGCGCAGAAGCACCTGTACGGCCCCTACTGGGGGCACTACTGCGCTGTGCGCCCGGGCATCACCGGCCTCTGGCAGATCAGCGGACGCAACGAGGTGAGCTACCGCCGCCGCGCGGCCATGGACGCCGACTACGTGGCCAAGCTGTCCGTGCTGCGGGACATCGCGATCGTGCTGAAGACCTTCCGCGTCGTGGCAGGGGCGCGCGGGTCGCGCTGA
- a CDS encoding GDP-L-fucose synthase, which yields MRIYVAGHRGMVGQALTRRLCELGHEVVTRSHAELDLLDQAAVARFFATERIDQVYVAAAKVGGIHANMTYPAQFIYENLMIATNITHQAFVADVKRLLFLGSSCIYPRLTDQPIREDALLTGKLEPTNEPYAIAKIAGIKLCESYNRQYGATHGIDYRSVMPSNLYGPGDNYHLENSHVVPALIQRFHLAKIGRAPSVLIWGSGRARREFLYVDDMVEGCLDVMNLPRAAYDQHTDPMRSHINLGTGEDVSIAELVEQIREVVGYEGDIRYDLAQPDGAPRKLLDVSRAAIFGWRATVPLTQGLRRTYADYQKTTRSAEVLAEHA from the coding sequence ATGCGTATCTATGTTGCAGGTCATCGCGGGATGGTGGGTCAGGCGCTCACGAGGCGTCTGTGCGAACTCGGCCACGAGGTGGTGACGCGAAGCCACGCGGAACTCGACCTTCTGGACCAGGCGGCGGTCGCGCGCTTCTTCGCGACCGAACGGATCGACCAGGTCTACGTGGCGGCGGCCAAGGTCGGCGGCATCCACGCCAACATGACCTACCCCGCGCAGTTCATCTACGAGAACCTGATGATCGCGACCAACATCACGCACCAGGCTTTCGTCGCGGACGTCAAGCGGCTGCTGTTCCTCGGCTCCAGCTGCATCTACCCGCGGCTGACCGACCAGCCGATCCGCGAAGACGCGCTGCTCACCGGCAAGCTGGAGCCGACCAACGAGCCATACGCGATCGCCAAGATCGCCGGCATCAAGCTGTGCGAGAGCTACAACCGGCAGTACGGCGCCACCCACGGCATCGACTACCGCAGCGTGATGCCGAGCAATCTGTACGGGCCCGGCGACAACTACCACCTGGAGAACAGCCATGTGGTGCCCGCGCTGATCCAGCGCTTCCACCTCGCCAAGATCGGCCGCGCGCCGAGCGTGTTGATCTGGGGCAGCGGCCGAGCGCGGCGCGAGTTCCTGTATGTGGACGACATGGTCGAGGGGTGCCTCGACGTGATGAACCTGCCGCGCGCGGCCTACGACCAGCACACCGACCCGATGCGCAGCCACATCAACCTGGGCACCGGGGAAGACGTGTCGATCGCCGAGCTGGTCGAGCAGATCCGCGAGGTGGTGGGCTACGAGGGCGACATCCGCTACGACCTCGCGCAGCCCGACGGCGCGCCGCGCAAGCTGCTGGACGTGTCGCGCGCCGCCATCTTCGGCTGGCGCGCCACGGTGCCGCTGACCCAAGGCCTGCGCCGCACCTACGCGGACTACCAGAAGACCACGCGGTCCGCCGAAGTGCTCGCCGAGCACGCCTGA
- a CDS encoding glycosyltransferase: MSTYLFYDTIRLNASAGGVLNVSEVLLQSMRLSSDDKVQAISERHPRIYGAARRLKISRFVLDTMLYNFHRARTRLSGERVFSLFPNYFLPFSPFGRHRDSIVVVHDLQYKSYPQYFSRPKRLWLDWSLCRIARSAADVVFISRSSQKDFERHFARCERAAVIFNPVDTGASGAGGTAGTTTSGGRYLIAAYHYYPHKNFGGILTLFERMKRQGLVDYLDITGNGAADVERMIAAMAPALRGAVRHRGLVSREELFRLYLGATAFISLSTFEGFNLSAAEAATLGVPLLLSDIPVHRELFAGYGFFVGGEPCDLDLLARHLAGHQRTRPVWQHSRDCAPGTVAASYLTLKRSRASLTRAMQ; this comes from the coding sequence ATGTCCACCTATCTCTTCTACGACACCATCCGCCTCAACGCGTCGGCGGGCGGCGTGTTGAACGTGTCCGAAGTGCTGCTGCAGAGCATGCGCCTGTCGAGCGACGACAAGGTGCAGGCGATCAGCGAACGCCACCCGCGCATCTACGGGGCCGCGCGCCGGTTGAAGATCAGCCGCTTCGTGCTCGACACGATGCTCTACAACTTTCACCGCGCGCGCACCAGGCTCTCGGGCGAGCGGGTGTTCTCGCTGTTTCCGAACTACTTTCTGCCGTTCTCGCCGTTCGGGCGGCACCGCGACTCGATCGTGGTGGTGCACGACCTCCAGTACAAGTCGTACCCGCAGTATTTCTCGCGCCCCAAGCGCCTGTGGCTCGACTGGAGCCTCTGCCGCATCGCGCGCAGCGCGGCCGACGTGGTCTTCATCAGCAGGAGCAGTCAGAAAGACTTCGAGCGGCACTTCGCGCGCTGCGAGCGCGCGGCGGTGATCTTCAATCCGGTGGACACGGGGGCCAGTGGCGCCGGCGGCACGGCCGGCACGACGACCAGCGGCGGGCGCTACCTGATCGCGGCCTACCACTACTACCCGCACAAGAACTTCGGCGGCATCCTCACGCTGTTCGAGCGCATGAAGCGGCAGGGCCTGGTCGACTACCTGGACATCACGGGCAACGGCGCGGCCGACGTCGAACGGATGATCGCGGCCATGGCGCCAGCGCTTCGCGGCGCCGTGCGGCACCGCGGGCTGGTGTCGCGCGAGGAGCTGTTCCGGCTGTACCTCGGGGCGACGGCCTTCATTTCGCTGTCCACGTTCGAGGGCTTCAACCTGTCGGCCGCCGAGGCGGCCACGCTGGGCGTTCCGCTGCTGCTCTCGGACATTCCGGTGCACCGGGAGCTGTTCGCCGGCTACGGATTCTTCGTCGGCGGCGAGCCCTGCGATCTCGACCTGCTCGCGCGCCATCTGGCCGGGCACCAGCGCACCCGGCCAGTGTGGCAACACTCGCGCGACTGCGCGCCGGGCACGGTGGCCGCGAGTTATTTGACGCTCAAGCGCAGCCGCGCTTCGCTGACCCGGGCGATGCAATGA
- a CDS encoding polysaccharide biosynthesis protein — MKQPIGPSFALPGARIAQRLGLGALASRLYVYLSGFLAIFLMAAEVAPARFGEYSIYQSVLEVALVVGTLGSSLLFSRNAASVPLRVTRGDLVRTLAIGLPLATALAAAIVGVQRLPVIGMPFALVVATLAVFAFNSLSLSYSRGLGHASLLNLESGLRSTLLVLGVAALTAFGFEIGVAHLLVINLLAFVLVCACIGLPANGPAPLGGKPTLDLATQAHATVYSLLTFLLRKSDVLVVALFMPLSYVGAFKLAFLLAEAPSQFVQAFLFTKTPAMLDTNAGNFTAAKLQLARHAFLLGCALFAALAGLLAVAAPLLKVGHEALDIFVCITPYFLLRTYTVHHEMLLSLNTAMGSLGRWALLEVVLRMTSYGLVISLFPDKPHYVFFVAFFSDFVLYELRMRALFGFFPLVRLLRPVH, encoded by the coding sequence ATGAAGCAGCCCATCGGCCCGTCGTTCGCGCTGCCCGGCGCCCGCATCGCGCAGCGCCTGGGGCTGGGCGCGCTCGCGTCGCGGCTCTACGTGTACCTGTCGGGCTTCCTGGCGATCTTCCTCATGGCGGCCGAGGTGGCGCCCGCGCGCTTCGGTGAGTACTCGATCTACCAGTCGGTGCTGGAAGTGGCGCTGGTGGTGGGCACGCTGGGAAGCTCGCTGCTGTTCTCGCGCAACGCCGCGAGCGTGCCGCTGCGCGTGACCCGCGGCGACTTGGTGCGCACGCTGGCGATCGGCCTTCCGCTCGCCACGGCGCTCGCGGCCGCCATCGTGGGCGTCCAGCGCCTGCCGGTGATCGGCATGCCCTTCGCGCTGGTCGTGGCGACGCTCGCGGTCTTCGCGTTCAACAGCCTGAGCCTGTCGTACAGCCGCGGCCTGGGCCATGCGAGTCTGCTCAACCTGGAGTCGGGCCTGCGCTCGACCCTGCTCGTGCTGGGCGTGGCGGCCCTTACTGCGTTCGGTTTCGAGATCGGCGTGGCGCACCTGCTCGTCATCAACCTGTTGGCCTTCGTGCTCGTGTGCGCGTGCATCGGCCTGCCGGCCAACGGTCCGGCACCGCTCGGCGGAAAGCCCACGCTCGATCTTGCAACGCAGGCCCATGCGACGGTGTATTCGCTGCTGACCTTCCTGCTGCGCAAGTCCGACGTGCTCGTCGTGGCCCTCTTCATGCCCCTGAGCTACGTGGGCGCATTCAAGCTGGCCTTCCTGCTCGCGGAAGCGCCCTCGCAGTTCGTGCAGGCCTTCCTGTTCACGAAGACGCCCGCGATGCTGGACACCAATGCCGGCAATTTCACGGCCGCGAAGCTGCAGCTGGCACGGCATGCGTTCTTGCTCGGATGCGCGCTCTTCGCGGCGCTCGCGGGCCTGCTGGCGGTGGCCGCGCCGCTGCTGAAAGTGGGCCACGAGGCGCTCGACATCTTCGTCTGCATCACACCGTACTTCCTGCTGCGGACCTACACGGTGCACCACGAGATGCTGCTCTCGTTGAACACCGCGATGGGCTCGCTCGGGCGCTGGGCGCTGCTGGAGGTCGTGCTGCGGATGACCTCGTACGGCCTGGTGATCTCGCTCTTTCCCGACAAGCCGCACTACGTGTTCTTCGTCGCCTTCTTCTCCGACTTCGTGCTGTACGAGCTGCGCATGCGCGCGCTGTTCGGCTTTTTTCCGCTCGTTCGCCTGTTGCGCCCGGTCCATTGA
- a CDS encoding glycosyltransferase WbuB — protein MKILLYSMNFTPELAGIGKYSGEMADWLAARGHEVRVIAAPPSFPHWAVFEGYSAWAYRKTERNGVTIWRAPTWVPSRPRALARMAHLFSFMLSSMPLLLAQARWRPDLVFVVEPPLFCAPAVLFFSKMLGIKSWLHIQDYEVDAAFGLGLVRGAGVRRLALSVERWLLRGFNRVSTISAAMVDKAKSKGIGESRLVLFPNWVDLSAIRPITDAMEATQAALHGPGADAGFRARLGIPADALVVLYAGSLGTKQGIEVLAEAARLLVYARNIHFVICGNGPSREPLMSACIRLTNVHFLDLQPVERLNELLGMADIHVLPQRADAADLVMPSKLAGMLASGKAVIVTAHPGTELGHVVSGCGLVVPPGDAAALAEAIEQLALAPTVREALGAAGRAFAQAELDQNAILSRFEQEMFRCVAGAATQPLSPSAESKA, from the coding sequence GTGAAAATCCTTCTGTATTCGATGAACTTCACGCCCGAGCTCGCGGGCATCGGCAAATATTCAGGCGAGATGGCCGACTGGCTCGCTGCCCGGGGCCACGAAGTCCGCGTGATCGCGGCGCCGCCCTCCTTTCCACATTGGGCGGTGTTCGAGGGGTATTCGGCCTGGGCCTATCGCAAGACCGAACGCAACGGCGTCACGATCTGGCGCGCGCCCACCTGGGTGCCCTCGCGGCCGCGCGCGCTGGCGCGCATGGCGCACCTGTTCTCGTTCATGCTGTCGAGCATGCCCCTGCTGCTGGCACAGGCGCGCTGGAGGCCCGACCTGGTGTTCGTCGTGGAACCGCCGCTTTTCTGCGCGCCCGCGGTGCTGTTCTTCTCGAAGATGCTGGGCATCAAGTCGTGGCTGCACATCCAGGACTATGAGGTCGATGCCGCGTTCGGCCTGGGCCTGGTGCGCGGCGCGGGGGTGCGGCGCCTTGCGCTGTCGGTCGAGCGATGGCTGCTGCGCGGGTTCAACCGCGTATCGACCATCTCGGCCGCGATGGTCGACAAGGCCAAGAGCAAGGGCATCGGCGAAAGCCGGCTGGTGCTCTTTCCGAACTGGGTGGACCTGTCGGCGATCCGGCCCATCACTGATGCCATGGAGGCCACACAGGCCGCATTGCACGGGCCCGGCGCCGACGCCGGCTTCAGGGCCCGGCTCGGCATTCCGGCCGATGCCCTGGTCGTACTCTATGCAGGCAGCCTGGGCACCAAGCAAGGCATCGAGGTCCTGGCCGAGGCGGCGCGCCTGTTGGTCTACGCGCGGAACATCCACTTCGTCATCTGCGGCAACGGTCCGAGCCGTGAGCCGCTGATGTCGGCCTGCATCCGCCTGACCAACGTGCACTTTCTCGACCTGCAGCCTGTGGAGCGGCTCAACGAATTGCTGGGCATGGCCGACATCCACGTGCTGCCGCAGCGCGCCGACGCCGCGGACCTGGTGATGCCGTCCAAGCTGGCCGGCATGCTCGCGAGCGGCAAGGCCGTGATCGTGACGGCGCACCCCGGCACGGAACTCGGCCACGTGGTGTCGGGCTGCGGCCTGGTGGTGCCGCCTGGCGATGCGGCCGCGCTGGCCGAAGCCATCGAGCAGCTTGCGTTGGCACCCACCGTGCGTGAAGCACTGGGCGCGGCGGGCCGCGCGTTCGCGCAGGCGGAGCTCGACCAGAACGCCATCCTGTCGCGCTTCGAGCAAGAGATGTTTCGCTGCGTGGCCGGCGCCGCCACACAACCGCTCAGCCCCTCTGCCGAATCCAAAGCATGA